A region of the Myripristis murdjan chromosome 10, fMyrMur1.1, whole genome shotgun sequence genome:
CTCTACTGTCTGATGACACtaggttttattatttatcagtAATACTGGgttacaacattttaaattagtGCTCTGTATTGGTGCCAAGACATTCATAATTAGTTTATCACAAATATTCTTCTAGATTGTAAGTAATATTCTAGTTGTGGAATATATTTCAATCTAGTTTCCTTAGCAGGacaattacattttaattgaaCTTAATTAAAGTAATTAAAAGTAGGCATAATGTGTGCCTTTTCTTCATAAACTTTCATCATGTCCAACATTTTCATTAGTGCTAGTAAGTGCGACCTAATTCAGATGTTATTATTATACTGCCTCTTCTGATTTGTTCTATACGACAAAagataatgtttttgttttggatgaGTCGAGTGTCAGCCAAATCAAGCTGGGCGAAAACAAGATTACAGACATCACGCAGACATGGAAATTACTCAGTGAAGTTGAGAAATAAGCTAAGCAAATGTAAACACTCCCAAAAGTAACAGCGTTCCAGCTGAAGCATCATACTTCTTCAACCGAGGGCTATATATGGCTATAAACTCTACTTCTGGACAGAAAGACATACCTGGTGCTTTTACCCCGCTGTGCAAAAATGGGGTCAATACGTGTTTGGAGGCTGCATTTGGTACTCAGcttttttttgcaactttagTGGAAAGCCCTCTGTGTTTGATCACTGTATTTCCAAAGCTTGCtaaaacatttttactgcaaAGCTGCCAAACAGGTGCAGTAGCACTAGCCGTCTTATAGATGTTGCTCACCTTGCCCTCTGAATGGATGTTTCCTGTAATCATGAAACCCCTCCTACATTAATCATAACAGTGTAATTACAGCCCCTGCTGCAACTACTAGCTCTACTGTAACacacccaaaaaaataaatagaaatcaTGATGTGATATTTAAAAAGGTACACTATGTAATGCTGCAAAAAAGGATGGCTCCTCTAGACTcagctgaaaagaaaagaaaaaaaaacttggaataaGTGCAAAATATGATCCTGGAGTCTACATGATTCTCCTCTGCTTGATGCATTGATAAATTACATGcatattgtacattttttgtCAGCGCAGTGCACCATTAAGAGAAAATGGGCTGCAAATGTTTTTGGAATATTGAATTATGTATTAAGCGCTTTCACATTCCCTGGCACATGCAGCACTATCTGCAGACTGTCCACCTTCGTGTGTGTTGTTGACAAAGTAAGAGTTGATGGCTTCGCAAATCAACGTGTAAGATTAACCGCACAAAATGGCTCATTTTTACCTCTCGCAGTTTCTTCctcagttcctctctctctgcaataCGTTtccgcctctcctcctcttctttaaGAGCATCCCTCGTTTCTGTCCGAAGCTTGTCATCCTTCAGGATTTTGCGGATCTTTTTGCGACCTTTGGGGGTGTCCTTcgcgtctccttccttctcttcgccgtcctcctctccactctgTGAAAATACACATTAAGCTCAGCCCTCTGATCTTTCAGCCCTTGGGTCAAACACTCACTTCCAATGATCGGTCACCTAGCAACCCTACGACTTATTTCTGGCCTCAATCACCCACACAACACACTCCAGGGGCaggtttacattttaaatgtatcATGCATGACTTGACTAGCAAAAGGCAATGTGTTTCCATCTCCTCTGTCTGGTAAAttctgcagtggaaaaaaaaaagaaactcttgGGAATGGGGCAAAATGGCTGCCAGGTGCACCAGAATCTAAATACCTTCTCATCACTAGAGGAGGAATCCTGAACCTTGATCCTgcgcctcttcttcttctgctggtaactcctctgtttctcttcatCCTTTTTCTTGGCAGCTCTACAGACACAAAATAGGATCCAGCTAAGCAAGGGCAACAAACCAATCCCAGACCAGGAACAGAGAAAGAGGTTGAACAGACTGGGTCTCGCTGTCCTCACCTGGTCTTTCGACGCTTCTCGTCCTTCTCTGATCCACTAACCTCCTCGCTCATCTCTGACTCTTCACTAGAATCTGACTTCTCAAAGTCTGAGTCTGCAGAGTCATCACTGCCCACTACCAGACaaacacagcaagagagagataaaggtcAATCACCTGTCTCACATAGAATTCACAATCTCTGTACCCACAATGTTACAGAGGGCAGCAGGTAAAAACTCAAATCAACCTTTCCGCCTTGTCGTTTTCTTggtctccttcttctctttgcTGGCAGACTTTTCGTCTCCTGATTCGCCCTCACTCAAGGAGAGTTTATGCCGCAGCAAGCGATGGCGTCGGCCACGCTTCTTCACATCTATGTCAGAACCTGAGTCTTCTGAATCCTCCTCGTTATCTGCCAAGggagaaatacaaataaagtccGACACCATACGGAATCCATTCATTTCTGTGATCGCATaagaaacaaatatgaaaatatgcatgcatatttggTAAAAGTATGTTACCTTCCTGCTCTCTGTCCTCATCTTTCTTGACTTTCCTGGATGACTCCTTGCCTTCCTTATCTGCTCCTTCATTATCAGAGGAGCTCTCTGCTCCAGATGAGTAGCTGGACTTTATTTGGGCAAGGAGCATTTTCTTTGCAATTCTTTAGGAGACGCggtaaaaagaagaaaaaatgggcAGCTGTTACTGAATCACATATATCACACCAGACCTGCTTCAAAAATCACCTGCAAATATGTATAAATAactaattttcaaaataaataaataagctaaTGGAAGAGCATTTTTAGGATTCATTGTGTCGTATGTACCTGTTTTCAggatcatcatcgtcgtcgtcgtcaCAAGCCTGAGCGTCTCCGTCTTTACCATCAGCTTCATCTCCTATATGACAAAGTAGTGCATATGTTAAAGTACGCAGCAGTCATTAAAACAGTGACTCATGATAAATGTGGCCGTCTGAACTCTGGTTGGTAGTTTTGTGTGTCAGACTGAACAGCACTATCTGGACAATCAAACTACCTGAGGACTGACGGAAAATTCCACTTCCTGCCACCACGTTTTCCTCGACAATGGCTTTAATCTTTTGCTGGTCACTGTCTTCTCCAGAGTCAACTTCcccttccccctcttcctcatcctcactggAGGACGACAATGGCTGCTTAGATGCTGCTTTGGTTTTCTTTCCCTTCCGCTTCTTTTCATAGGACCTCTTCCGCTCCACTGTCTTATTCTCTTTAGAGTCTTCCTCATTTGCTTCGTCCTGCTTCTTTAATCGGCTAGACCTCCTCTTCCCTGATCCCAGTTTGCTCAGactcttcatctctttctctaGGTCAGAGTCAAAGTTGGAGGAGTCTGAGccattctgtttcttcttcttggagACCTTCTTGCCTTTATTCTCTACATCTGAGCCAGAGGAGTCAGACTTCCTCTTGCGTTTGGATGCCTTGTCTTTATCTTGTGAGGATGTCTTGTTCACCTTGAACAAACACTTTTTAACACTAGTGCTTTTCTGATCCTCATCCGAGCTGTGccctgctgcagctgtctgCAGCAGTATGTCAGGAACTTCGTCTGAGTCGGAGTCCAATGTTTTTATCTCCTTGGCCTGCTGTTTTGAGTCCTTGGTCTGCTTTGTGGCGTCTGTGGTGTTGCTACTCGACTTCTTGGAGGCCTTGGCGTTGCCTTCTTCTGAGTCAGACTCAGAGGAGTTAAGCTGGCCCTTCTTTTCGGCCTGCTTCCTCAGGGGAGTGGTCTTTACTCTGCTGGAGCGACGGCTGGGAAGCAGACTGTCACCTGCGGTTCCATCCTCTGTGTCAGAGACATCTCCCACTTCCTTGTCATATTCTTCTTCACATTCCTCCTTCACCTTTGCATCTTTTCCCTTGTTTTTGGACATGGAGGACCTTGATCCACGCGTCGTCACAACGGGTACAGGAGTAAGTTTCACAATGAGATTTTTCACCTTAGGTTGGATGCCTGAGTGCTGAGAGTCTGGCGACTTTCCATTTGACTTTGCATCAGTGTCTGTGACAATTTCATTGTCGTTTTGTGTGAGCATGGAAGAATCTGCGAGACTCTCCACCATCTGAAAGAGCTCCTCCGGAACTGAGGGAGGAACAGACACAATGTCGTGATCTAAGGACATTTCACCAGTAGACAGTGGTCCACCATCACAGTTCTCAGTTTTAATTGTTACTTTGGTAGGTTCACTAACAGTCTGGCTGTCAATCATTTCAGTCTCAGCTGATGCTTGATCATTGTCCAGATCCTGCTCTTCAGCTGCAGGAGCCCCCTCAGCTGCATCAACCTCCTCAGTCACATCAGCCTCCTCAGTTGCATCGGCCATATTGTCCACATGGTCCCCAGCTGCAGGGGCAATTGCTTCAGTGCTTTTCCTTGGACTGTGTAGCCCTTCATTGCCATTCCGCAACTCCATCTTTCTGAACTCAGGCTCCAACGCTTCCTCCAAAGCATTGTGGGCCTTTCTCAAATCAGCAAGTACAGATTTGAAGGCTTTCAAATGCCGATACCTGATAGAATTATCGCcctgctcctctgctgcctgctggaTGAACTGAATAAAAGTATTATTCAATCCAGCAGTAGTTTCAACTaacttttttgctttctttacAAGTTCTCTGGGTATCTGCAGCTTTTTGTAGGAAAACGTCATGGTCCCTGAGCCTTCTGAGTGTTCCTTCCCATTGACAACAGTTTTGTGCCCTTTGACCTCCTTGTCCTTGTGTCGCTTGTTGTCACGCTCTGAGTTTTTATCTGATTTTCGTTCCTTGCGCCGCACCTGTTCCAATTTCTCCATGATGCGGTTGCATTTGGAGACCAGATCAAAGAGGGGCTCTGAGCTGCACACATAGCAGTGCCACTTTGAGTTCTCATCAGTGATGGTTGACAACTCCTTCCTGCCCAAGTTGCGCAGGATGCACTTCTTGCAGAAGGCATTGTTGCAGTAGTCACAGCAAATGAGCTTTCCTCCTTCAGCACACCACCTAGGGGACAAGAGTTCAAATTAACTGAGGTCTTCAATCTTTCCAATAGCTAGATTAGACTTTTGAGATTTGTTTTATGTGTAATAAAATTTTAGTATCAAAAGGATTACGACTGCTTGTAAGTGACACATTTAATAggtaaaaatgtttaatttacaTTAATCAATTCAGAACAAGTAGTTCAAGTCAAAATCATTTCACACATGAAAGTCAGCTGAAAACTGGCTGGTGGGTGGCTTTATGTTCTGTGCATTTGCAGACCACTGATAAGATGAATTCCTACTTTTTGTGCTGGTTGAAATgagttttttaaaaagcttttttgTTCTGCATCACACAGTACACATTGCTCTAACATGTTACACTATATCGCAAAGATAACTGATCAGAAACTACCACTTAACTGAGAGGGGCACCTGTAAATATTGGTGCTTTTCAGACTCCTTTCTGTGCGATATCTTCTTCTGGCCACAATGAagcttcatgttttgttttttatagaaATGGTCTGCATCTACCTCACAGTTTTAAGTACAATTTCTTTTGTCTTAGTGGGCTTTAAAGCAaaacagatattaaaaaaagtaaacaaacgCTCTTTAGTCAGCATTAGCTTTAACAGCTGATCACACTTGGGCCTGTCTTGCATTGCTCAACAAAAAAAGTAGCACTGATTTGTGTGTGGAGGAATACAAGCGGACAAACTGATGACTTGCTAAAGGCAGTGCAGTTTTTCCAATCATTACCTGCTACAACATTTGGATTAGTTGATACCCCTATAAGACTAATGCCCTTTTGCCAGCTTCTCTGTCCGAAAATGCTCACTCTTTAAAATAGCcagtaatatgtgtgtgtgcatgggtgtgtgtgtgtgtatatacggGAGGTGGGGGGGAAATACACTGATGGCAAATTTCATACCTGCACTGCTCATCCATTCCATCAGAATCTCTGCTTATGTCGTCACTTGTGTAATATCTGTAACATGACTGGAGGCAGGGGATATTCACGGTAGTTATTAATATGGTGTTTACTGGCAAAGTATTAATatagtgaaaatgtaaaacagaatGAGTTTATGAGTCATTATTGCCCACTACTGGCTGTGCAGGCAGTACACAGGAAACTCCTACCTTGCAGATGAGCACTTTGAGCACAGGATGCTCATAGACAGAGTTGCGCTGAAACTGGTTGACTTGCTGTCCACAGGCTGTGCAGTTCACCTTCTTCTGCAGGGCATCATCTGTgataaaggaaaaaaggagagagaaggcagCTAGTGTTGTGAGCTCACTTTCACTTTATTCTCAGTGACTAATGAAATTAAGTTATTGTCAGCTAAACCATTTACATCAGAAATGCTATGCACGTTCAGCAGGACGACACTTTTGATCGCCTACACAGTGAACAGAGCACAAGTTCAGTTCCAAAAGAATTAAATTCAATGAAATTAACCTGTATGTTTCTGTTTGAAATCCACTCGGAGCTTCATGGCACCTTTATTTTCATTCCCAGCTGGCCTCATCACTAAAGTGCCttgagacaaaaacaagaatcaGCCTCCTGTTCAACATCAACACGGTATTTTAGTCAATACCAAGGGGCCATCTCACAGTTCACACCTTTAGACGAGCTGTCCACATTACTGTCTGAGGGATTATCAGAGCTGGCGCCGTCGTTTTCACTGTCGTCTGACGTGTCTGATTCCTTCAATCCAGTGTGCTTAGCTACGGAAGCGGGTTTTCTGAAATGTTAGGACAGAGTTTTTAAGTGTCTTGTTCATTTGTGTTGTGGGGTATTTTGACCTCTTCCGAGAGCACTCAGGTGGAAAGAAAACATTCACTGCTGCATCTggaaaatactaaaataaagaTTGCACCTTACCTCTTAGTACGAGAAGAGGAGGGTTTCATAGTTTCTGTTGAGCTGCCGGGCTGATGGGTAAAGAAAAGTGATTTAAGTTATGAAAATGTAtctcaacaacacaaacattggggaaaacacattttaagtcTTCAGTGACTTAATAAAGCCTGTCCTGTAACAGCAACAGGTTCACACTTAGGTCAGTAGAAAACTTTTCAAAGTGTGATAAAGATTTCTGCCAAAATCAAACAGGTTGCTCTAaggtctatttttttccccagtaagGTCAACATGCACAGCCGTAAAGACAAACAATGGTGACCACACTCACCTCCTCTGCTATTTCTGCCATT
Encoded here:
- the atrx gene encoding transcriptional regulator ATRX, giving the protein MNTASSESKLDQMAEIAEEPGSSTETMKPSSSRTKRKPASVAKHTGLKESDTSDDSENDGASSDNPSDSNVDSSSKGTLVMRPAGNENKGAMKLRVDFKQKHTDDALQKKVNCTACGQQVNQFQRNSVYEHPVLKVLICKSCYRYYTSDDISRDSDGMDEQCRWCAEGGKLICCDYCNNAFCKKCILRNLGRKELSTITDENSKWHCYVCSSEPLFDLVSKCNRIMEKLEQVRRKERKSDKNSERDNKRHKDKEVKGHKTVVNGKEHSEGSGTMTFSYKKLQIPRELVKKAKKLVETTAGLNNTFIQFIQQAAEEQGDNSIRYRHLKAFKSVLADLRKAHNALEEALEPEFRKMELRNGNEGLHSPRKSTEAIAPAAGDHVDNMADATEEADVTEEVDAAEGAPAAEEQDLDNDQASAETEMIDSQTVSEPTKVTIKTENCDGGPLSTGEMSLDHDIVSVPPSVPEELFQMVESLADSSMLTQNDNEIVTDTDAKSNGKSPDSQHSGIQPKVKNLIVKLTPVPVVTTRGSRSSMSKNKGKDAKVKEECEEEYDKEVGDVSDTEDGTAGDSLLPSRRSSRVKTTPLRKQAEKKGQLNSSESDSEEGNAKASKKSSSNTTDATKQTKDSKQQAKEIKTLDSDSDEVPDILLQTAAAGHSSDEDQKSTSVKKCLFKVNKTSSQDKDKASKRKRKSDSSGSDVENKGKKVSKKKKQNGSDSSNFDSDLEKEMKSLSKLGSGKRRSSRLKKQDEANEEDSKENKTVERKRSYEKKRKGKKTKAASKQPLSSSSEDEEEGEGEVDSGEDSDQQKIKAIVEENVVAGSGIFRQSSGDEADGKDGDAQACDDDDDDDPENRIAKKMLLAQIKSSYSSGAESSSDNEGADKEGKESSRKVKKDEDREQEDNEEDSEDSGSDIDVKKRGRRHRLLRHKLSLSEGESGDEKSASKEKKETKKTTRRKVGSDDSADSDFEKSDSSEESEMSEEVSGSEKDEKRRKTRAAKKKDEEKQRSYQQKKKRRRIKVQDSSSSDEKSGEEDGEEKEGDAKDTPKGRKKIRKILKDDKLRTETRDALKEEEERRKRIAEREELRKKLREVIEVEESSQVTCPITTKLVLDEDEETKEPMVQVHRNLVTKLKPHQVDGVQFMWDCCCESVRKTEKSAGSGCILAHCMGLGKTLQVVTFLHTMLLCEKVNFTTALVVCPLNTVLNWLNEFEKWQEGMKDEESLEVTELATVKRPQERAYALQRWQEDGGVMIIGYEMYRNLTQGRNIKSKKLKEIFQKTLVDPGPDFVICDEGHILKNESSAVSKAMNSIRTRRRVVLTGTPLQNNLIEYHCMVNFIKENLLGSVKEFRNRFINPIQNGQCADSTMHDVRIMKKRAHILYEMLAGCVQRKDYTALTKFLPPKHEYVLSVRVTPIQCKLYRYYLEHFTGVGNALEGSRGRAGTKLFQDFQMLSRIWTHPWCLQLDYISKENKGYFDEDSMDDFIASETEESSMSLSSEDEKTKKKKKRGKGKNKGSDESDSDDLEVIKEWNTSSRGGNPEGRNRAEPVEETRPSGSGPGSPSADWYKEFVTEADSEILDHSGKMLLLFEILRMAEEVDEKVLVFSQSLISLDLIEDFLELAGRAREEGKTSPYKGDGKWFRNIDYYRLDGSTNATTRKKWAEEFNDSSNTRGRLFLISTRAGSLGINLVAANRVIIFDASWNPSYDIQSIFRVYRFGQVKTVFVYRFLAQGTMEEKIYERQVTKQSLSFRVVDQQQIERHFTMNELAELYNFEPDMLDDPSEKKSKRATPMLPKDPFLAELLQSNKDQIVCYHEHDSLLDHKEEEALSEEDRKAAWAEYEAEKKGLSMRSSYPAAYSQMDMGASSYFPFNVAALASMSNQQLEDLINQGRQKVMEATNALKTLPRESLEDIIARVWKENPELSENHVQSIALGRQASVEMELKHREAVYRDVLSKQQTLMMYVQKVITNRKVREQQLAIANQASYLNQLALQNGMLGASGLSQMDLLGLYQQLHGMAPHQAMDKNPGPSKGL